A part of Entelurus aequoreus isolate RoL-2023_Sb linkage group LG03, RoL_Eaeq_v1.1, whole genome shotgun sequence genomic DNA contains:
- the bub1bb gene encoding mitotic checkpoint serine/threonine-protein kinase BUB1 beta — protein MADGEDAEWELCKENIKPLRRGRNMSALLEALSQTKDGPSTSILQQKQAFEKELWLYDGDDPLDVWDRYIKWSEQMFPQGGKDSNLSKLLEQAVTRFTDEEKYHNDPRYVDLWIKYARCFLERLDFYRYMQAQGIGTTRAAFYIAWSEEYENRGDFLKADMIYQEGLKMFAQPIDKLQQFHKMLQSRVSRQVIKKFSETDSDSELEQPGRVSLAELKTRGKKAVVPKNRTGPAIKSVSKGLSLRVPTVGESSSHSSNSKLVVYDENKADAAPSETKFEPWLAPPPAKAKENEKVVEKWCDVKMRQKSRFGNTMMAPPPTLKPTFQPYVEESDELPKMTPCKIYPTVNNVLSARKPCREDTPLKKLLEHKQRQKEAESGKELEKSMYCKELLFSGTTEFSLEELRAELYSQTKKNSEAGSCPDNPPSDPETN, from the exons ATGGCAGACGGAGAGGATGCGGAATGGGAGCTCTGCAAAGAGAACATTAAGCCCCTGAGACGAGGAAGGAACATGTCAGCTTTGCTGGAGGCGCTCAGTCAAACTAAAGATGGCCCAAGCACTTCCATCCTCCAACAGAAACA gGCTTTTGAAAAGGAATTGTGGCTGTACGATGGAGATGATCCACTTGATGTTTGGGATCG GTACATCAAATGGTCCGAGCAAATGTTTCCACAGGGAGGAAAGGACAGCAACCTGAGCAAACTGTTGGAACAAGCTGTCACCCGATTCACAGATGAAGAGAAGTATCACAATGATCCTCGCTACGTTGACCTCTGGATCAAATAC GCCCGGTGCTTTTTGGAACGCTTGGACTTTTACAGGTACATGCAAGCTCAAGGTATAGGGACTACCAGGGCCGCATTCTACATTGCCTGGTCAGAGGAGTATGAAAACCGTGGCGACTTCCTCAAAGCTGACATGATCTACCAGGAAGGACTCAAGATGTTTGCCCAGCCTATCGACAAACTTCAGCAGTTTCACAA GATGCTGCAGTCTCGTGTGTCCCGACAGGTGATAAAGAAATTCAGTGAGACTGACAGTGATTCCGAGCTCGAACAACCTGGGAGAGTCTCTCTTGCTGAACTCAAAACCAGAGGAAAGAAGGCCGTCGTGCCTAAAAACAGAACTGGACCCGCAATAAAAA GTGTCTCAAAGGGACTGAGTTTACGTGTCCCAACCGTTGGCGAAAGCAGCAGCCACAGCAGCAATAGTAAGCTGGTGGTCTATGATGAGAACAAGGCAGATGCCGCTCCTTCGGAAACTAAATTTGAGCCTTGGTTGGCTCCCCCTCCTGCTAAGGCAAAAGAAAATGAGAAGGTTGTGGAAAAATGGTGTGATGTGAAG ATGCGCCAGAAGTCCAGATTTGGAAACACAATGATGGCTCCGCCTCCTACTTTGAAACCCACTTTCCAACCATATGTTGAGGAGtcagatgagcttccaaaaat GACGCCGTGCAAGATCTACCCGACGGTGAACAACGTTTTATCAGCACGCAAGCCCTGCAGAGAAGATACTCCTCTGAAAAAACTGCTGGAGCACAAACAGAGACAGAAAGAAGCCGAATCGGGCAAAGAGTTGGAAAAGAGCATGTACTGCAAAGAGCTTCTTTTTAGCGGCACCACCGAATTTTCCTTAGAGGAGTTGCGTGCTGAGCTCTACTCCCAGACAAAGAAGAATTCAGAGGCGGGCAGCTGCCCTGACAACCCGCCAAGTGACCCGGAGACAAACTGA